One window of Papaver somniferum cultivar HN1 chromosome 9, ASM357369v1, whole genome shotgun sequence genomic DNA carries:
- the LOC113310524 gene encoding auxin response factor 4-like isoform X4 has translation MFCKTLTASDTSTHGGFSVPRRAAEDCFPPLDYKQQRPSQELVATDLHGVQWRFRHIFRGQPRRHLLTTGWSIFVSQKNLVSGDAVLFLRGENGELRLGIRRAGRPRNSIPNSILGDQITNLNILSPVANAVSTRSMFHVFHSPRANPAEFVTPYKKYLKSINHPAAVGMRFKMRFEMEDTAERRCSGLVTGVSDLDPYRWRDSKWRCLKVMWDDDLVGDHFDRISPWEIEPTSSAPVLSIPSAPRLKKLRTLESTSPDHPVSGPGGVEFLGFNESGRSSKVLQGQENLGLRSPFYVGDGKNQIVDFAMPNSTNRSLASSGFQEIGISDRFRAQPSTFTGFSGSSRFQVLQGQEIFPSLSVHGRTDFNQIGSDKSNPHSIMFNSYQRPYPNFYPLASTDVRAMLMPYTDKFKENPDFMTNSQREPMQSNLSSTQQSFSGFSAMTGDEICNSSYPNLVKEQRPVNSVSPPPVAETNLGSHSDELQDGTKVCKLFGFSLTGEVPTSNSPNSSKRSCTKVHKQGNLVGRAVDLSRLDSYTDLLSELEKLFNMEGLLSNPEKGWQIVYTDSENDMMVVGDDPWHEFCSIVSKIHIYTQEEVEKMTIGMISDDTQSCLEEAPPAVLDVSKSLMDFK, from the exons ATGTTCTGCAAAACCTTAACAGCTTCAGACACTAGTACCCATGGTGGTTTTTCTGTGCCTCGAAGAGCCGCAGAAGACTGTTTTCCGCCTTTA GATTACAAACAGCAAAGACCCTCTCAGGAACTTGTGGCCACAGATTTGCACGGTGTGCAATGGAGGTTTCGGCATATTTTCAGAG GTCAGCCACGTCGTCATCTACTTACTACTGGCTGGAGTATTTTTGTAAGCCAGAAGAATCTTGTCTCGGGAGATGCAGTTCTATTTCTGAG AGGAGAAAACGGAGAACTGAGGTTGGGAATTAGACGAGCTGGTCGACCTAGAAACAGTATTCCTAATTCAATTCTTGGAGACCAGattacaaatctcaatattctttctcCAGTGGCTAATGCAGTATCCACCAGGAGCATGTTTCATGTTTTTCACAGCCCCAG GGCCAATCCGGCAGAGTTTGTCACACCATACAAAAAGTATTTAAAAAGTATCAATCACCCTGCAGCTGTTGGGATGAGATTCAAGATGAGATTTGAGATGGAGGATACAGCAGAGAGGAG GTGCAGTGGTTTAGTGACTGGAGTTAGTGATTTGGACCCCTATAGGTGGCGTGATTCGAAATGGAGATGCTTAAAG GTCATGTGGGATGATGACCTTGTGGGCGATCATTTTGACCGAATTTCTCCATGGGAGATTGAACCCACCTCGTCTGCTCCAGTGCTGAGCATCCCGTCTGCTCCGAGGCTGAAGAAACTGCGGACATTGGAGTCAACATCGCCTGACCACCCTGTCTCAG GGCCAGGAGGTGTTGAGTTCTTGGGTTTCAATGAGTCTGGGAGATCCTCTAAGGTCTTGCAAGGTCAAGAAAATTTAGGTCTTAGGTCACCTTTCTATGTTGGTGACGGTAAAAACCAAATAGTGGACTTCGCTATGCCCAACTCTACTAACAGAAGCCTCGCATCAAGTGGGTTTCAAGAGATTGGTATTAGTGATCGTTTCCGCGCGCAACCGAGTACTTTCACAGGCTTTTCGGGATCGTCAAGATTCCAGGTCTTGCAAGGTCAAGAAATTTTCCCTTCCCTTTCTGTTCATGGAAGAACTGATTTCAACCAAATTGGTTCTGACAAGAGCAATCCACATTCTATAATGTTCAACTCTTACCAGAGACCATACCCAAATTTCTATCCTTTAGCTTCTACggatgttagagcaatgctcatgCCGTACACAGATAAATTCAAAGAAAATCCTGATTTTATGACAAATTCTCAGAGAGAGCCTATGCAATCCAACTTGTCTTCCACTCAGCAAAGTTTCTCGGGTTTCTCTGCTATGACTGGAGATGAAATCTGTAATTCAAGTTACCCAAATCTTGTGAAAGAACAGAGGCCAGTAAACAGTGTATCTCCCCCACCTGTTGCAGAGACAAATCTTGGAAGTCATAGTGACGAACTTCAAGACGGGACTAAAGTTTGTAAACTCTTTGGGTTCTCACTGACAGGAGAAGTTCCAACCTCAAACTCGCCAAATTCTAGCAAGAGGAGTTGTACTAAG GTTCACAAACAAGGCAACCTGGTGGGAAGAGCTGTTGATCTCTCAAGATTGGATAGCTACACGGACCTGCTAAGTGAACTAGAAAAGTTATTTAACATGGAAGGCCTTCTAAGTAATCCTGAGAAAGGATGGCAAATTGTATATACAGATAGCGAGAATGATATGATGGTTGTTGGGGATGATCCTTGGCA TGAGTTCTGTAGCATCGTGTCCAAGATTCATATCTATACACAGGAGGAAGTAGAAAAGATGACAATCGGAATGATCAGTGATGACACTCAAAGTTGCTTAGAAGAGGCACCTCCGGCAGTTTTGGATGTTTCCAAGTCTTTGatggatttcaaatag
- the LOC113310524 gene encoding auxin response factor 4-like isoform X1: MEFDLNHDMKEGDNIVSYHGDYDKDGVAGGGGCSLSSSSSCCSSNSASSSIYLELWHACAGPLTSLPKKGSVVVYFPQGHLEQANSSPSLPCSENPSFGLQPQIFCRVVNVQLLANKENDEVYTQLTLFPQPESGNINLGGKGHEEEVGVEEEGVGDLPSKSTPHMFCKTLTASDTSTHGGFSVPRRAAEDCFPPLDYKQQRPSQELVATDLHGVQWRFRHIFRGQPRRHLLTTGWSIFVSQKNLVSGDAVLFLRGENGELRLGIRRAGRPRNSIPNSILGDQITNLNILSPVANAVSTRSMFHVFHSPRANPAEFVTPYKKYLKSINHPAAVGMRFKMRFEMEDTAERRCSGLVTGVSDLDPYRWRDSKWRCLKVMWDDDLVGDHFDRISPWEIEPTSSAPVLSIPSAPRLKKLRTLESTSPDHPVSGPGGVEFLGFNESGRSSKVLQGQENLGLRSPFYVGDGKNQIVDFAMPNSTNRSLASSGFQEIGISDRFRAQPSTFTGFSGSSRFQVLQGQEIFPSLSVHGRTDFNQIGSDKSNPHSIMFNSYQRPYPNFYPLASTDVRAMLMPYTDKFKENPDFMTNSQREPMQSNLSSTQQSFSGFSAMTGDEICNSSYPNLVKEQRPVNSVSPPPVAETNLGSHSDELQDGTKVCKLFGFSLTGEVPTSNSPNSSKRSCTKVHKQGNLVGRAVDLSRLDSYTDLLSELEKLFNMEGLLSNPEKGWQIVYTDSENDMMVVGDDPWHEFCSIVSKIHIYTQEEVEKMTIGMISDDTQSCLEEAPPAVLDVSKSLMDFK, from the exons ATGGAATTTGATCTCAACCATGATATGAAGGAGGGGGATAACATTGTTAGTTATCATGGAGATTATGATAAAGATGGTGTTGCTGGTGGCGGGGGGTGCtctttgtcttcatcatcttcatgttGTTCTTCTAATTCAGCGTCTTCTTCAATCTATTTGGAATTGTGGCATGCTTGTGCTGGCCCTCTCACTTCCCTACCCAAGAAAGGGAGTGTCGTTGTCTACTTCCCACAAGGTCACTTGGAGCAGGCCAATTCCTCCCCATCCCTTCCATGCTCGGAGAATCCAAGCTTTGGCCTCCAGCCTCAGATCTTCTGCAGAGTTGTTAACGTGCAATTACTT GCCAACAAGGAGAATGATGAGGTCTACACACAGTTGACCCTGTTCCCTCAGCCAGAG TCGGGGAACATAAATTTAGGAGGGAAAGGACATGAAGAGGAAGTGGGAGTGGAGGAAGAAGGGGTTGGAGATTTACCGTCCAAATCGACTCCGCACATGTTCTGCAAAACCTTAACAGCTTCAGACACTAGTACCCATGGTGGTTTTTCTGTGCCTCGAAGAGCCGCAGAAGACTGTTTTCCGCCTTTA GATTACAAACAGCAAAGACCCTCTCAGGAACTTGTGGCCACAGATTTGCACGGTGTGCAATGGAGGTTTCGGCATATTTTCAGAG GTCAGCCACGTCGTCATCTACTTACTACTGGCTGGAGTATTTTTGTAAGCCAGAAGAATCTTGTCTCGGGAGATGCAGTTCTATTTCTGAG AGGAGAAAACGGAGAACTGAGGTTGGGAATTAGACGAGCTGGTCGACCTAGAAACAGTATTCCTAATTCAATTCTTGGAGACCAGattacaaatctcaatattctttctcCAGTGGCTAATGCAGTATCCACCAGGAGCATGTTTCATGTTTTTCACAGCCCCAG GGCCAATCCGGCAGAGTTTGTCACACCATACAAAAAGTATTTAAAAAGTATCAATCACCCTGCAGCTGTTGGGATGAGATTCAAGATGAGATTTGAGATGGAGGATACAGCAGAGAGGAG GTGCAGTGGTTTAGTGACTGGAGTTAGTGATTTGGACCCCTATAGGTGGCGTGATTCGAAATGGAGATGCTTAAAG GTCATGTGGGATGATGACCTTGTGGGCGATCATTTTGACCGAATTTCTCCATGGGAGATTGAACCCACCTCGTCTGCTCCAGTGCTGAGCATCCCGTCTGCTCCGAGGCTGAAGAAACTGCGGACATTGGAGTCAACATCGCCTGACCACCCTGTCTCAG GGCCAGGAGGTGTTGAGTTCTTGGGTTTCAATGAGTCTGGGAGATCCTCTAAGGTCTTGCAAGGTCAAGAAAATTTAGGTCTTAGGTCACCTTTCTATGTTGGTGACGGTAAAAACCAAATAGTGGACTTCGCTATGCCCAACTCTACTAACAGAAGCCTCGCATCAAGTGGGTTTCAAGAGATTGGTATTAGTGATCGTTTCCGCGCGCAACCGAGTACTTTCACAGGCTTTTCGGGATCGTCAAGATTCCAGGTCTTGCAAGGTCAAGAAATTTTCCCTTCCCTTTCTGTTCATGGAAGAACTGATTTCAACCAAATTGGTTCTGACAAGAGCAATCCACATTCTATAATGTTCAACTCTTACCAGAGACCATACCCAAATTTCTATCCTTTAGCTTCTACggatgttagagcaatgctcatgCCGTACACAGATAAATTCAAAGAAAATCCTGATTTTATGACAAATTCTCAGAGAGAGCCTATGCAATCCAACTTGTCTTCCACTCAGCAAAGTTTCTCGGGTTTCTCTGCTATGACTGGAGATGAAATCTGTAATTCAAGTTACCCAAATCTTGTGAAAGAACAGAGGCCAGTAAACAGTGTATCTCCCCCACCTGTTGCAGAGACAAATCTTGGAAGTCATAGTGACGAACTTCAAGACGGGACTAAAGTTTGTAAACTCTTTGGGTTCTCACTGACAGGAGAAGTTCCAACCTCAAACTCGCCAAATTCTAGCAAGAGGAGTTGTACTAAG GTTCACAAACAAGGCAACCTGGTGGGAAGAGCTGTTGATCTCTCAAGATTGGATAGCTACACGGACCTGCTAAGTGAACTAGAAAAGTTATTTAACATGGAAGGCCTTCTAAGTAATCCTGAGAAAGGATGGCAAATTGTATATACAGATAGCGAGAATGATATGATGGTTGTTGGGGATGATCCTTGGCA TGAGTTCTGTAGCATCGTGTCCAAGATTCATATCTATACACAGGAGGAAGTAGAAAAGATGACAATCGGAATGATCAGTGATGACACTCAAAGTTGCTTAGAAGAGGCACCTCCGGCAGTTTTGGATGTTTCCAAGTCTTTGatggatttcaaatag
- the LOC113310524 gene encoding auxin response factor 4-like isoform X2 — MEFDLNHDMKEGDNIVSYHGDYDKDGVAGGGGCSLSSSSSCCSSNSASSSIYLELWHACAGPLTSLPKKGSVVVYFPQGHLEQANSSPSLPCSENPSFGLQPQIFCRVVNVQLLANKENDEVYTQLTLFPQPESGNINLGGKGHEEEVGVEEEGVGDLPSKSTPHMFCKTLTASDTSTHGGFSVPRRAAEDCFPPLDYKQQRPSQELVATDLHGVQWRFRHIFRGQPRRHLLTTGWSIFVSQKNLVSGDAVLFLRGENGELRLGIRRAGRPRNSIPNSILGDQITNLNILSPVANAVSTRSMFHVFHSPRANPAEFVTPYKKYLKSINHPAAVGMRFKMRFEMEDTAERSGLVTGVSDLDPYRWRDSKWRCLKVMWDDDLVGDHFDRISPWEIEPTSSAPVLSIPSAPRLKKLRTLESTSPDHPVSGPGGVEFLGFNESGRSSKVLQGQENLGLRSPFYVGDGKNQIVDFAMPNSTNRSLASSGFQEIGISDRFRAQPSTFTGFSGSSRFQVLQGQEIFPSLSVHGRTDFNQIGSDKSNPHSIMFNSYQRPYPNFYPLASTDVRAMLMPYTDKFKENPDFMTNSQREPMQSNLSSTQQSFSGFSAMTGDEICNSSYPNLVKEQRPVNSVSPPPVAETNLGSHSDELQDGTKVCKLFGFSLTGEVPTSNSPNSSKRSCTKVHKQGNLVGRAVDLSRLDSYTDLLSELEKLFNMEGLLSNPEKGWQIVYTDSENDMMVVGDDPWHEFCSIVSKIHIYTQEEVEKMTIGMISDDTQSCLEEAPPAVLDVSKSLMDFK, encoded by the exons ATGGAATTTGATCTCAACCATGATATGAAGGAGGGGGATAACATTGTTAGTTATCATGGAGATTATGATAAAGATGGTGTTGCTGGTGGCGGGGGGTGCtctttgtcttcatcatcttcatgttGTTCTTCTAATTCAGCGTCTTCTTCAATCTATTTGGAATTGTGGCATGCTTGTGCTGGCCCTCTCACTTCCCTACCCAAGAAAGGGAGTGTCGTTGTCTACTTCCCACAAGGTCACTTGGAGCAGGCCAATTCCTCCCCATCCCTTCCATGCTCGGAGAATCCAAGCTTTGGCCTCCAGCCTCAGATCTTCTGCAGAGTTGTTAACGTGCAATTACTT GCCAACAAGGAGAATGATGAGGTCTACACACAGTTGACCCTGTTCCCTCAGCCAGAG TCGGGGAACATAAATTTAGGAGGGAAAGGACATGAAGAGGAAGTGGGAGTGGAGGAAGAAGGGGTTGGAGATTTACCGTCCAAATCGACTCCGCACATGTTCTGCAAAACCTTAACAGCTTCAGACACTAGTACCCATGGTGGTTTTTCTGTGCCTCGAAGAGCCGCAGAAGACTGTTTTCCGCCTTTA GATTACAAACAGCAAAGACCCTCTCAGGAACTTGTGGCCACAGATTTGCACGGTGTGCAATGGAGGTTTCGGCATATTTTCAGAG GTCAGCCACGTCGTCATCTACTTACTACTGGCTGGAGTATTTTTGTAAGCCAGAAGAATCTTGTCTCGGGAGATGCAGTTCTATTTCTGAG AGGAGAAAACGGAGAACTGAGGTTGGGAATTAGACGAGCTGGTCGACCTAGAAACAGTATTCCTAATTCAATTCTTGGAGACCAGattacaaatctcaatattctttctcCAGTGGCTAATGCAGTATCCACCAGGAGCATGTTTCATGTTTTTCACAGCCCCAG GGCCAATCCGGCAGAGTTTGTCACACCATACAAAAAGTATTTAAAAAGTATCAATCACCCTGCAGCTGTTGGGATGAGATTCAAGATGAGATTTGAGATGGAGGATACAGCAGAGAGGAG TGGTTTAGTGACTGGAGTTAGTGATTTGGACCCCTATAGGTGGCGTGATTCGAAATGGAGATGCTTAAAG GTCATGTGGGATGATGACCTTGTGGGCGATCATTTTGACCGAATTTCTCCATGGGAGATTGAACCCACCTCGTCTGCTCCAGTGCTGAGCATCCCGTCTGCTCCGAGGCTGAAGAAACTGCGGACATTGGAGTCAACATCGCCTGACCACCCTGTCTCAG GGCCAGGAGGTGTTGAGTTCTTGGGTTTCAATGAGTCTGGGAGATCCTCTAAGGTCTTGCAAGGTCAAGAAAATTTAGGTCTTAGGTCACCTTTCTATGTTGGTGACGGTAAAAACCAAATAGTGGACTTCGCTATGCCCAACTCTACTAACAGAAGCCTCGCATCAAGTGGGTTTCAAGAGATTGGTATTAGTGATCGTTTCCGCGCGCAACCGAGTACTTTCACAGGCTTTTCGGGATCGTCAAGATTCCAGGTCTTGCAAGGTCAAGAAATTTTCCCTTCCCTTTCTGTTCATGGAAGAACTGATTTCAACCAAATTGGTTCTGACAAGAGCAATCCACATTCTATAATGTTCAACTCTTACCAGAGACCATACCCAAATTTCTATCCTTTAGCTTCTACggatgttagagcaatgctcatgCCGTACACAGATAAATTCAAAGAAAATCCTGATTTTATGACAAATTCTCAGAGAGAGCCTATGCAATCCAACTTGTCTTCCACTCAGCAAAGTTTCTCGGGTTTCTCTGCTATGACTGGAGATGAAATCTGTAATTCAAGTTACCCAAATCTTGTGAAAGAACAGAGGCCAGTAAACAGTGTATCTCCCCCACCTGTTGCAGAGACAAATCTTGGAAGTCATAGTGACGAACTTCAAGACGGGACTAAAGTTTGTAAACTCTTTGGGTTCTCACTGACAGGAGAAGTTCCAACCTCAAACTCGCCAAATTCTAGCAAGAGGAGTTGTACTAAG GTTCACAAACAAGGCAACCTGGTGGGAAGAGCTGTTGATCTCTCAAGATTGGATAGCTACACGGACCTGCTAAGTGAACTAGAAAAGTTATTTAACATGGAAGGCCTTCTAAGTAATCCTGAGAAAGGATGGCAAATTGTATATACAGATAGCGAGAATGATATGATGGTTGTTGGGGATGATCCTTGGCA TGAGTTCTGTAGCATCGTGTCCAAGATTCATATCTATACACAGGAGGAAGTAGAAAAGATGACAATCGGAATGATCAGTGATGACACTCAAAGTTGCTTAGAAGAGGCACCTCCGGCAGTTTTGGATGTTTCCAAGTCTTTGatggatttcaaatag
- the LOC113310524 gene encoding auxin response factor 4-like isoform X3 — translation MEFDLNHDMKEGDNIVSYHGDYDKDGVAGGGGCSLSSSSSCCSSNSASSSIYLELWHACAGPLTSLPKKGSVVVYFPQGHLEQANSSPSLPCSENPSFGLQPQIFCRVVNVQLLANKENDEVYTQLTLFPQPESGNINLGGKGHEEEVGVEEEGVGDLPSKSTPHMFCKTLTASDTSTHGGFSVPRRAAEDCFPPLDYKQQRPSQELVATDLHGVQWRFRHIFRGQPRRHLLTTGWSIFVSQKNLVSGDAVLFLRGENGELRLGIRRAGRPRNSIPNSILGDQITNLNILSPVANAVSTRSMFHVFHSPRANPAEFVTPYKKYLKSINHPAAVGMRFKMRFEMEDTAERRCSGLVTGVSDLDPYRWRDSKWRCLKVMWDDDLVGDHFDRISPWEIEPTSSAPVLSIPSAPRLKKLRTLESTSPDHPVSGGVEFLGFNESGRSSKVLQGQENLGLRSPFYVGDGKNQIVDFAMPNSTNRSLASSGFQEIGISDRFRAQPSTFTGFSGSSRFQVLQGQEIFPSLSVHGRTDFNQIGSDKSNPHSIMFNSYQRPYPNFYPLASTDVRAMLMPYTDKFKENPDFMTNSQREPMQSNLSSTQQSFSGFSAMTGDEICNSSYPNLVKEQRPVNSVSPPPVAETNLGSHSDELQDGTKVCKLFGFSLTGEVPTSNSPNSSKRSCTKVHKQGNLVGRAVDLSRLDSYTDLLSELEKLFNMEGLLSNPEKGWQIVYTDSENDMMVVGDDPWHEFCSIVSKIHIYTQEEVEKMTIGMISDDTQSCLEEAPPAVLDVSKSLMDFK, via the exons ATGGAATTTGATCTCAACCATGATATGAAGGAGGGGGATAACATTGTTAGTTATCATGGAGATTATGATAAAGATGGTGTTGCTGGTGGCGGGGGGTGCtctttgtcttcatcatcttcatgttGTTCTTCTAATTCAGCGTCTTCTTCAATCTATTTGGAATTGTGGCATGCTTGTGCTGGCCCTCTCACTTCCCTACCCAAGAAAGGGAGTGTCGTTGTCTACTTCCCACAAGGTCACTTGGAGCAGGCCAATTCCTCCCCATCCCTTCCATGCTCGGAGAATCCAAGCTTTGGCCTCCAGCCTCAGATCTTCTGCAGAGTTGTTAACGTGCAATTACTT GCCAACAAGGAGAATGATGAGGTCTACACACAGTTGACCCTGTTCCCTCAGCCAGAG TCGGGGAACATAAATTTAGGAGGGAAAGGACATGAAGAGGAAGTGGGAGTGGAGGAAGAAGGGGTTGGAGATTTACCGTCCAAATCGACTCCGCACATGTTCTGCAAAACCTTAACAGCTTCAGACACTAGTACCCATGGTGGTTTTTCTGTGCCTCGAAGAGCCGCAGAAGACTGTTTTCCGCCTTTA GATTACAAACAGCAAAGACCCTCTCAGGAACTTGTGGCCACAGATTTGCACGGTGTGCAATGGAGGTTTCGGCATATTTTCAGAG GTCAGCCACGTCGTCATCTACTTACTACTGGCTGGAGTATTTTTGTAAGCCAGAAGAATCTTGTCTCGGGAGATGCAGTTCTATTTCTGAG AGGAGAAAACGGAGAACTGAGGTTGGGAATTAGACGAGCTGGTCGACCTAGAAACAGTATTCCTAATTCAATTCTTGGAGACCAGattacaaatctcaatattctttctcCAGTGGCTAATGCAGTATCCACCAGGAGCATGTTTCATGTTTTTCACAGCCCCAG GGCCAATCCGGCAGAGTTTGTCACACCATACAAAAAGTATTTAAAAAGTATCAATCACCCTGCAGCTGTTGGGATGAGATTCAAGATGAGATTTGAGATGGAGGATACAGCAGAGAGGAG GTGCAGTGGTTTAGTGACTGGAGTTAGTGATTTGGACCCCTATAGGTGGCGTGATTCGAAATGGAGATGCTTAAAG GTCATGTGGGATGATGACCTTGTGGGCGATCATTTTGACCGAATTTCTCCATGGGAGATTGAACCCACCTCGTCTGCTCCAGTGCTGAGCATCCCGTCTGCTCCGAGGCTGAAGAAACTGCGGACATTGGAGTCAACATCGCCTGACCACCCTGTCTCAG GAGGTGTTGAGTTCTTGGGTTTCAATGAGTCTGGGAGATCCTCTAAGGTCTTGCAAGGTCAAGAAAATTTAGGTCTTAGGTCACCTTTCTATGTTGGTGACGGTAAAAACCAAATAGTGGACTTCGCTATGCCCAACTCTACTAACAGAAGCCTCGCATCAAGTGGGTTTCAAGAGATTGGTATTAGTGATCGTTTCCGCGCGCAACCGAGTACTTTCACAGGCTTTTCGGGATCGTCAAGATTCCAGGTCTTGCAAGGTCAAGAAATTTTCCCTTCCCTTTCTGTTCATGGAAGAACTGATTTCAACCAAATTGGTTCTGACAAGAGCAATCCACATTCTATAATGTTCAACTCTTACCAGAGACCATACCCAAATTTCTATCCTTTAGCTTCTACggatgttagagcaatgctcatgCCGTACACAGATAAATTCAAAGAAAATCCTGATTTTATGACAAATTCTCAGAGAGAGCCTATGCAATCCAACTTGTCTTCCACTCAGCAAAGTTTCTCGGGTTTCTCTGCTATGACTGGAGATGAAATCTGTAATTCAAGTTACCCAAATCTTGTGAAAGAACAGAGGCCAGTAAACAGTGTATCTCCCCCACCTGTTGCAGAGACAAATCTTGGAAGTCATAGTGACGAACTTCAAGACGGGACTAAAGTTTGTAAACTCTTTGGGTTCTCACTGACAGGAGAAGTTCCAACCTCAAACTCGCCAAATTCTAGCAAGAGGAGTTGTACTAAG GTTCACAAACAAGGCAACCTGGTGGGAAGAGCTGTTGATCTCTCAAGATTGGATAGCTACACGGACCTGCTAAGTGAACTAGAAAAGTTATTTAACATGGAAGGCCTTCTAAGTAATCCTGAGAAAGGATGGCAAATTGTATATACAGATAGCGAGAATGATATGATGGTTGTTGGGGATGATCCTTGGCA TGAGTTCTGTAGCATCGTGTCCAAGATTCATATCTATACACAGGAGGAAGTAGAAAAGATGACAATCGGAATGATCAGTGATGACACTCAAAGTTGCTTAGAAGAGGCACCTCCGGCAGTTTTGGATGTTTCCAAGTCTTTGatggatttcaaatag